The Mangrovibacterium diazotrophicum DNA window TCTCAATAATCATGATTTTTTATTTTTTCAAGCGAAAATTGCTTCGCTAAATATTGTATTCATAATTTTTTCGAGGCGCAGATTATGTTGTTTCATTAATCCTCCGGCTGGAGTACCACTTTCCGGTCTCGCTGCTAATTCTAAATTCAGGTGTTTTAATTTGCGTTGTAAGAAAGGCCATGCCCCCATATTCTCCGGTTCGTCCTGAGCCCAGATAACACGTTTTGCCTTTTTGTATTTTGCCAATACCGCTTCTATTTGGTCGGTTGGCAATGGGTACAACTGCTCAATTCTAACAATAGCTGTTGACTCATCTCCCCGATCCACACGGGCTTTTAAAAGATCGTAATAGAGACGGCCGCTACTGAAGACAATTTGTTTTACCTGGGTTGGTTTTGCGATATGATCGTCGATCACCTCTTTGAATCCACCATGCGACAACTCGTCGAGCGTACAGCTAACCAACGGGTGACGTAACAAGCTTTTCGGTGTAAACACAATCAGCGGCATACGTGTTCCCCACAACAGTTGACGACGCAACAAGTGGAAAAGGTTATCCGGAGTTGAAGGCACGATGACCTGCATATTGTTGTTGGCTGCCAAGGTCAGGAAACGCTCAATTCGTCCGCTTGAGTGCTCGGGCCCCTGCCCTTCGTATCCGTGTGGCAGGAACAACGCCAGGTTATTCATCAAGCCCCACTTCTCTTCTGCTGACGTAATGTATTGGTCAATGATTACCTGAGCCACGTTTGAAAAGTCTCCAAACTGAGCTTCCCAAATTGTTAAAGCATTTGGCTGAGCCATCGCGTAACCGTATTCAAATCCCATGACACCATACTCTGACAGGTGAGAGTTGTAAACATGGAATGGACCCTGGCTAGGCGAAATGTTTTTCAACGGAAAGTATTTCTCATCCATATCTTCCACCACAAAAGCAGCGTGACGGTGCGCGAAGGTCCCGCGCTCACAGTCCTGACCACTTAGACGAACCGGGTAACCTTCATCCAACAAACTCGCGTAAGCCAGCAATTCTGCCATTGCCCAGTCCAGCTTGTTATCTGAAAGCATCATTTTTCGGTCCGAAATAATACGGTTCACCTTGTTAAAGAAGACTTTATCCTGAGGCAATGTGGTCAGTTTCTCACCCAAATGCAGCAGCTTTTCTTTCGACACAGTCGTATCGATACGATCCGTGAAGTCAGTTTTACCCGGTTTCACAAAGTTTTCGTACTCCTGAACCAAAAACTGTTTGATTTTCAGCTTGTCTATTTTCTCCGACTCATGGAACATCTCGTCCAGGTAATTGTCGAAATTCACAACTTCCTGGTTGATTTCCTCCGAACTCATAATATTCAGAGATGACAACTTTTCAGCATAAATATCTCGTGGGTTTTTGTGCTTCGCGATAGCTTTGTACAACAATGGTTGTGTGAAACGTGGTTCATCCCCCTCGTTGTGTCCGTATTTTCGGTAGCAAAGAATATCAACGAAAACGTCCGAGTGGAATTTTTGACGATACTCCATTGCCAGTTTTATCGTATAAATCAATGCTTCAACATCGTCGCCGTTTACGTGGAAAACGGGGCAGCGAGTCACTTTTGCAACGTCGGTGCAATAGGTACTTGAACGAGCATCCAGATAGTTTGTGGTGAAACCAACCTGGTTATTGATAACCAGGTGAATTGTACCACCAGTCTTGTAGCCTTTCAGCTGCGACATCTGGATGATCTCATAAACGATCCCTTGCGCTGCAATTGCAGCATCGCCGTGAATAACGATTGGCGCTAATTTATTGTAATCGCGGTTGTAAAGCGAATCAATGCGTGAGCGCGCCATCCCCTGCACCAATCCGGCTACTGTTTCCAGGTGCGAAGGGTTTGGTACAAGACTCAGTTTGACGTCCTTCCCTGCATCCGATTTAATCGTGTTTTCAAAGCCCAGGTGATATTTCACGTCACCCATCGAAATATCTTCCTCGTATTCAGTACCATAGAATTCCTTAAAGATATTCTGATAAGGCTTCTTCATAATATTACTCAACACGTTCAATCGCCCGCGGTGAGCCATACCGATAATAAATTCGTTGATGCCGAGCTCTGCTCCGTGCTCAATGACAGCGTCCAGTGCCGGGATCAAACTTTCAGCTCCTTCGAGCGAAAAGCGCTTCTGACCAACAAATTTCTTATGAATGTAACTTTCGAAGCCGACAGCCACTTTGAGATGGTAGAAAATGTGTTTTCTTTTTTCGTCGGTAAATGATTGCGAGTTTTTCGAACTCTCCATTTTTGTCTGCATCCACTCCACAATCTCCGGGTGACGAATATATTGATATTCAACACCAATAGAGTCGCAATAGGTTGCTTCCAGATGCGCGATGATATCTTTTAATTTGGCCGGGCCAATTCCAATGCTGTTACCTGCCTGGAATACTTTTTCCAGATCATTCTTTTCGAGTCCGAAGTTCTCAATATCCAGGGTTGGACGATACTTGCGACGGGCGCGTACCGGGTTTGTTTTGGTAAACAGGTGTCCGCGTTGGCGGTAACCGTGGATGAGGTTCAGAATCGCGAATTCTTTATCGATATTACTTCCTGAGAATTCCGATTTGCTTTGATAATTTGTACGTGCTAATTCAAAGCCTCTGAAGAAATTCTGCCAACTCTCGTCTACACTTGCAGGATCTCTCAGATAATCCTGGTAAAGCTCATCAACTGCGGCAATTTCTTGATTTCCAACTTGAGAATATTTATCCATTTTGTAGAGTTAGATAATTCCGACCTTATGTTTTAAAAAGTTTCAAACTTTAACAAATGGTTGATTTTAAAGTTTAACAAATGTCTTGAATTCTATTACGAATTTAAACTTTTAAAGACCACCCACCGTTTATTTAGAAAGCTTCAAAATAAATCTAAAATTTGAAGCGCAACACCCGGTATTTTTAAGCTTTTAAACATCAACCTAATTAATTTACCCCTTATGAAACGTCGCGAATTTGTATCGAAAGTAGCTGTTGGTGGAAGCATTTTGTTTGTCTCCCCCTTCTACCTAAACTCCTGCAGTAAAGGAGGCGACTCCGCAACTGACTCACCGGACACAGGTAATACAGATCCCATCAATATAGACTTGTCTAAATCGGAATTTTCTGATTTAAATACAGTTGGAGGATACGTCTATTACGATAAATATATCATTATTCGCTCGGGCGAGTCTGCATATCACGTTCTGTCCAAGTTCTGTACACACCAGGGTGATTGGGTGGAATACCTGCATTCGAGTAACCAGATTAAATGCAATCTGCATGGATCCATGTTTACGATCGCTGGCGTGGTACTCAACGGACCGGCAACTCGAAACCTGGCCGCCTATAATGTCTCGGTTTCAGGCAATATATTGACGATTGGATAAAATTTATATTTTCAAAAAAAGATTGCTTCAAAAAACGAATGTGCTAAATTCGTTAGAAAAACTACACGTATGAATCGTTTGCTCCGGATTCTTCTCGCACTCATACTCTTCCTGATCTTTTTATATGTCGTTGGCCCCAAGTTTCCTGCTCCGAAACTGAGTAGTGAATTACCAAAAATTGAGGTTCAATTAAACCGACTGGATCGTTTTCTGGCTGATAGGGAAAGTAAATTGCCTGTAAAGTCGGATAACCAAAGTATCGTGGTTTGGGCAAACGACAGCCTCAAACAACAAACAGATTGGTGTTTGCTCTACCTGCACGGTTTTTCGGCGTCGCGAATGGAAGGTTTTCCAACGCATGTGAATTTTGCCAGCCACTTTGGTATGAACGCTTATTTACCACGCTTGGCATCACACGGCTTGGACGTTCCGGATCCGCTGCTGGACATGACACCTGATCGACTTTACGAAACAGCAAAAGAAGCACTGCAAATCGCACACCTGATTGGCAAAAAAGTCGTCATTATGAGTACATCAACCGGCGGTACGCTTTCGCTGAAGCTAGCTGCAGAATTCCCGGAACTTGTCGATGGACTGATTTTACTATCACCGAATGTCGCCATTAACAATTCGGCTGCTTTCCTGCTCTCAGGGCCCTGGGGCTTGCAAATTGCCCGCAAAGTTTACGACGGTAACTATCGCTATACCAACGAAAACCTGCATGATGAAGAATGTGCTTACTGGAACTGTTTCTATAGACTGGAGGCCATTGTTTATCTGCAACAGTTGGTTGATGCCACGATGGATCCGCGTACATTTCATCGGGTAAACACGCCGGTATTTTTGGGTTATTATTACAAGGACGAGGAACATCAGGACGATGTGGTTCGGGTTGAAGCAGCCTTGAATATGTTTGATGAGTTGGGTACAGCTGACAGTTTGAAAGAGAAACAGGCTTTTGATGCGGGCGTTCATGTCATTGGAAGCGGCATGTTCTCGAAGGCACAAAAGGAAGTTGAAGAAGCCGCTATCGGGTTTGGCGAAGATCTACTAAAGATAAAACCGGAATAAGTTTCAGCTGGTTTTCGTTGGTCAAAGAGACTGATATTTTCAAACATTTGACTATCTTCCCTTTTTGTATCCCTTGCCTACCTTGGGTATTTCAAAACAAACAACTACTAAAACTATTCACCTTAATTACGATCTGATGAAATTCACGTCTCAGGATTTAGCTCAAATAAAAGCGATTGGAAAACAGCCTGAAGAAGTTCAGTCACAACTGGACCGTTTCGTTAACGGGTTTCCCGATATTGAATTGTATAGCACTGTTTCAAAAGGAAATGGACTTACGATATTATCAAAAGAAGAATTGAAGCAATGCATTACCCGGTACGAAAAAGGAAGCGCGGCCAAACAACTATGCAAATTTGTACCGGCATCAGGGGCCGCAAGTCGAATGTTTAAAGCACTTTATAACTTCCTCGATGGTCAGACTGACGAGCAAGACGAAGGCGTTCAGACCTTTTTCAATGATTTCGACAACTTTGCTTTTTCTGATGAATTGGCCGCTCTTTTGGGGAATGAAAAAGAGGAACTACTGAAAAATAAAAGCAAGAAAGTCGTCGAACTTTTGCTGTCAGAAACTGGACTTAATTACGGAAACCTGCCAAAAGCGTTGCTGACATTCCATAAATACAAAGACGACAGCGTTACAAAAGCGATCGATGAACATTTAGTTGAAGGAGCTTTGTACTGCGCTGGTTCCAACGACAAAGTTGCAATACATTTCACGGTTTCAGAAGAGCACATGTCTCTGATCAAATCCCACCTGGAGAAGATACTACCGATATTCGAAAAGAAATTTGACAAACAGTATATCATTACTTTTTCCGTTCAGGACAAAGCGACCGATACCGTAGCTGTTGATTTGGACAATCAACCGATTCGGAAAGAGAACGGAGAATTGTTGTTTCGTCCGGGAGGACACGGAGCTTTACTGAAAAATTTGGACGCAATTGATGCCGATATTATTTTCATCAAGAATATCGACAATGTTGCCGCACAATGGCTGATTCAGGATACAATCGACTACAAAAAAGCACTCGGAGGCGTGTTGCTCGAAACACAAAATAAGATATTCGATTACTGCCAAAAACTACAGAATTCGGACTCGATCGATGCAAAGTTAGAGGAAGAGATTTTGGAGTTTCTGGGTATGAAATTGGGGTACAAAGCTCCCAATTCATACAACGAACTAGCCGAGCCGCAAAAGGTAGCTTTCCTTTTCAACAAATTGAACCGGCCAATGCGCATTTGCGGCGTGGTGCAAAGCAGCAACACCGGCGGCGGTCCGTTTTGGGTGAAGCATCCGGATGGTGCATTGAGTTTGCAACTGGTAGAAACCGCCCAGGTAAACCTGCAAACCCCCGCACAAACAACGATTTTGAAATCGTCGGAATATGCCAACATTACCGACTTGGTATGCGGAGTTCGGGATTTTGAAGGAAATAAATTTGATTTGATGAAATTCAGGGATCCGGATACCGGGTTCATTGCTGAAAAGTCGCAGGGCGGAAAAGTACTTAAAGCAATGGAACTACCTGGTCTGTGGAACGGTGCCATGAGTGATTGGAACACCGCTTTTGTTGAAGTTCCGATGACGACATTCAACCCGGTTAAAACAGTCCTTGATTTGCTCAACAAAGAACACCAAGGAGCGCTATAAGATGAAAAATTACTGAGGGCTTCACTCCAAGTGAAACCCTCAGTAATAATCTTATTTATCTAATTTACAGAAGCGAACAAATCGAATTCAGTTGCGTCGTTAATGGTAACTTCGACCATATCGCCAACTTTAATACCATCCGCTTTGTCAATCAGCACTTCACAATCCACTTCGGGCGAATCGTATTCCGTGCGAGCCACAAAATACTCCTCTTCTTCCCGATCAACCAAAACACGCAGCTTTTTACCAATCTGCTGCTGGCTGAAACGAGCCGAAATATCCTGTTGCATTTGCATCAACTCGTCTGCGCGAGCTTCTTTCACTTCTTGCGGGATATCGTCCTTATACATTTTGTAAGCATAAGTATCATCTTCGCTCGAGTAGGCAAAAACTCCCATCCGTTCAAACGGATATTCCTGGATGAATGCTTTCAACTCTTCAAAATCTTCCTCAGTCTCACCAGGGTGACCAACAAGGAAAGTCGTACGAAGAGCAATACCCGGAACTTCTTCACGAATCTTCTGAATCAATTGAATTGTTTCGTCTTTCGTGATTTTCCGGCGCATGGTACCCAACATACGATCAGTAATATGTTGAAGCGGAATGTCGAGGTAGTTTGCCACATTTTTACGTTCGCGCATCACTGTCAAAACATCCATCGGGAATTTCGACGGGTAAGCGTAATGCAAGCGAATCCATTCCAAACCTTCGATATCAGCCAAACGATTGATCAATTCAGCCAATTTGCTTTCGCCGTAACGGTCAATTCCGTAGTAAGACAAATCCTGGGCAATCACCAGCAACTCTTTCACACCGTCTTGGGCTAAACGGGTAGCTTCTTCAATCAAGCTCTCCATATCGCGCGATTTGTGGTTGCCCGTAAATTGCGGGATTGCACAAAACGAACAATGGCGGTTACATCCTTCACTGATTTTCAGGTAGGCGAAATGGCCCAGCGTGGTTTTCACCCGGTGATACATTTTTTGCTCGTAGAACGTCGCGTTTAAGTCTTTCACGACCTCTTTGAAATCAAACTTCCCGTAGAATTTATCAACCTCCGGAATCTCTTTGGTCAGATCTTCCTTGTAGCGAGCCGACAAACAGCCCATCACCAACAGTTTATCCAACTTGCCGGACTTGCGGGCATCAGCAAAATTCAGGATCGTATTGACCGATTCTTCTTTGGCATCGGCAATAAAACCACAGGTATTTAGAATTACAATATTTGCATCGTCGTCTTCCGAATCATGCACCACTTTAAAGCCGTTCAGGTCCAACTGATTCAGCAACATTTCCGAATCGACCAGGTTCTTCGAACAGCCCAGCGTCATGATATTAACTTTACCTCTCTTCATATTTTAATGTCAATTTTCGTCCTCTACAACAATCAAATACAGCTACGGTTTGTAAGCTGAAAAACATTTCAGTATTTCGCACAGACGCTCAGCCTGTACAACGTTTAGTTTACGAGGTGATTTTCGGTTGGTTGATTTGGGTATTTTAGGAGAAAAGCGAGTCTACAAATTCGCCGCGACGGAAAATCTGTAAATCTTCCATCTTTTCGCCAATACCGATGTATTTCACCGGAATTTTAAATTGATCGCTGATACCGATCACAACACCGCCTTTCGCGGTTCCGTCGAGTTTGGTCAGCGCCAGGGCAGTCACTTCGGTTGCTTTGGTGAATTGTTTGGCTTGCTCAAAAGCATTTTGGCCGGTCGATCCGTCCAGTACCAGCAACACTTCGTTTGGTGCACCCGGAACAATCTTCTCCATCACTTTCTTGATCTTCGAAAGCTCGTTCATCAGGTTAATCTTGTTGTGCAAACGGCCAGCCGTGTCGATAATTACAACATCAGCGCCGGAAGCTTTGGCCGATTTCAAGGTATCGAAAGCAACAGAAGCCGGATCCGAGCCCATATCCTGGCGAACGATCGGCACGTCCACTCGTTTTGCCCAAACTTCAAGCTGGTCGATTGCCGCGGCACGGAAGGTATCGGCTGCACCCAAAACAACTTTCTTACCAGCTTGCTTAAAATTATAAGCCAGCTTGCCGATTGTTGTGGTTTTACCAACGCCGTTCACGCCTACAACCATAATAACATAGGGGTCTTCGCCGGCAGGAAGCTCAAAATCGTCCACGTCGCCCGAGTTGTTTTCTTCGAGCAGAGCAGCGATTTCTTCTTTCAGAATTCGGTTCAGTTCTTCAACGCCGAGGTACTTGTCTCGTTCGACACGTTCCTCAATCCGTCGGATTATTTTCAGGGTTGTATCGACACCTACATCCGAAGTAATCAGCACTTCTTCAAGGTTATCGAGTACCTCGTCATCGACCTTCGATTTACCGGCAACGGCGCGGCTTAGCTTCTGGAAAACATTTTCTTTGGTTTTCGCCAAACCTTGATCAAGACTCTCTTTTTTAGCTTTGGAAAATAATCCGAAAAGACCCATATAACTTGAAATTTTGAGTGCGCCAATTTACAAAATTATGCCGAATAACAGCTATTGTTTTAGCAGATTAGCTAAGTTTTCGAAACTAAAATCGTTCAACGGTTGCGTAACTGCCGAATTTCCTCTTTCATCTCCGACAGAATATCCGACAGGCGGCTCACTTCTAAATGATTGGGCTGTGGTAAGTTGAAACTTAAAACACCCTCAGCTTTCCAGATTTCAAGCACATCCTCTGCGTCAACAGCATAAGGCTCATATTCAGGATTATCTGATTTCAGTAAAAAACGGCTATCACCCTGACGATAAACCCGCTTGTAAACCAAACCTGCATCTTTCGTAATCAACACATAGGTTTGGCCGTCTCTCAAATCATCCAACGATTCAACAAACTGGCAAAACATATAAGCTCCAGGCTGCACCGGCAACATACTGTCGCCTTTTAGCTGGAAGACACGATACGTTTTTCCCGGCGATAATTCGGGAACCGGCATATTGAATGCGGGCAACTGCCCGATGTATTCCGGATCAGCAAAACCATTCAAATAACCGGCGGAAGCCTTGACCGGAACAATCGGAATCAACTCTTCATTTTCTGCATTAACGACAATCGGCAGAATCTTCAAACCTCCGATTGACGGCACATTCGCATATTTTTCCTTACTTAAATCATTCCGAATAAGTTGATCTAAACTCAAATCAAAATTCAATGCAATTTGAACAAGCGTGGCGATTTTTGGCGTTGCCCTTCCCTCTTCATACGCACCAATATGTGAGCGTTTCAACCCTAATTTATCGGCTAAATCCTGCTGCGTCAATCGTGATTGCTGACGCAAATATTTCAAGTTATCGGACAAAAAATTCATTCGCTAATATTTTTAGTCATCACTTTAAAATTAACTAATACTTTTAGCTAAAACTAATTTTATTAGTATTTTTGAACAGTCGACTATGCAACAAGACGCTAAATATAGGCTATCATGAAAGAAAATGTACTCGAAAAACTAAAAATATTAGCAGATGCCGCCAAATATGACGTTTCGTGTGCATCGAGCGGCAATAACAGGAGTAACAAAGGTGGTATTGGAAACGCGGTGGCTTGTGGGATTTGCCATAGTTTTACTGATGACGGAAGGTGCGTCAGCCTTCTGAAAATGTTGATGACAAACCACTGCATTTACGATTGCGCTTATTGCATTAACCGACGAACGAACGACCGCCCGCGAGCAACGATGTCCGTTCAGGAGGTGGTTGACCTGACGATCAACTTTTACCGCAGAAATTACATCGAAGGACTTTTTCTGAGTTCTGGGATCATTAAAAACGCAGATTTCACCATGGAACGCCTGATGCTCGTAGCGCGAAAGCTGAGACAAGAAGAGCGCTATCATGGCTACATTCATTTGAAAGCCATTCCGGGATCAAGCCCAGAATTAATCAGACAGGCCGGGCTATTCGCCGATCGTCTGAGTGTAAATATTGAAATCCCGACAGAACAGCAGCTTCAACGTTTGGCACCAGAGAAAACATTTTCATCGGTAATTCAACCGATGGAACAGATTAAAACCGGGATACAGCTCTACAAGGAAGACCGGCGAAAGTATCGCTTCGTGGATCCTTTCACACCTGCCGGCCAAAGCACACAGCTGATCGTTGGTGCCACACCGGAAAGCGATCGTCAAATTCTGGCTTTAGCCTCGGGCCTGTACCAGCACCAAAGTCTAAAGCGTGTTTATTACTCGGGATATTTACCCGTGAACGACTATGACAAGCGTCTGCCTGCGCTGCAATCACCACCATTGGTTCGCGAAAATCGCCTTTACCAAAGCGACTGGCTGATGCGTTTTTACCATTTTCAAGCCGATGAAATATTGAGTTCTGATCAACCATTCCTGGATCTTGAGATTGACCCCAAGCTGGCTTACGCCATCCGAAATCTTCATCTATTCCCTGTGGATATCAATCGCGCCGACTATGAGATGATTCTTCGGGTTCCGGGCATTGGCGTGCAATCAGCCAAAATGATCGTGGATGCCCGTCGGTTCCGGAGG harbors:
- a CDS encoding 2-oxoglutarate dehydrogenase E1 component, translating into MDKYSQVGNQEIAAVDELYQDYLRDPASVDESWQNFFRGFELARTNYQSKSEFSGSNIDKEFAILNLIHGYRQRGHLFTKTNPVRARRKYRPTLDIENFGLEKNDLEKVFQAGNSIGIGPAKLKDIIAHLEATYCDSIGVEYQYIRHPEIVEWMQTKMESSKNSQSFTDEKRKHIFYHLKVAVGFESYIHKKFVGQKRFSLEGAESLIPALDAVIEHGAELGINEFIIGMAHRGRLNVLSNIMKKPYQNIFKEFYGTEYEEDISMGDVKYHLGFENTIKSDAGKDVKLSLVPNPSHLETVAGLVQGMARSRIDSLYNRDYNKLAPIVIHGDAAIAAQGIVYEIIQMSQLKGYKTGGTIHLVINNQVGFTTNYLDARSSTYCTDVAKVTRCPVFHVNGDDVEALIYTIKLAMEYRQKFHSDVFVDILCYRKYGHNEGDEPRFTQPLLYKAIAKHKNPRDIYAEKLSSLNIMSSEEINQEVVNFDNYLDEMFHESEKIDKLKIKQFLVQEYENFVKPGKTDFTDRIDTTVSKEKLLHLGEKLTTLPQDKVFFNKVNRIISDRKMMLSDNKLDWAMAELLAYASLLDEGYPVRLSGQDCERGTFAHRHAAFVVEDMDEKYFPLKNISPSQGPFHVYNSHLSEYGVMGFEYGYAMAQPNALTIWEAQFGDFSNVAQVIIDQYITSAEEKWGLMNNLALFLPHGYEGQGPEHSSGRIERFLTLAANNNMQVIVPSTPDNLFHLLRRQLLWGTRMPLIVFTPKSLLRHPLVSCTLDELSHGGFKEVIDDHIAKPTQVKQIVFSSGRLYYDLLKARVDRGDESTAIVRIEQLYPLPTDQIEAVLAKYKKAKRVIWAQDEPENMGAWPFLQRKLKHLNLELAARPESGTPAGGLMKQHNLRLEKIMNTIFSEAIFA
- a CDS encoding QcrA and Rieske domain-containing protein codes for the protein MKRREFVSKVAVGGSILFVSPFYLNSCSKGGDSATDSPDTGNTDPINIDLSKSEFSDLNTVGGYVYYDKYIIIRSGESAYHVLSKFCTHQGDWVEYLHSSNQIKCNLHGSMFTIAGVVLNGPATRNLAAYNVSVSGNILTIG
- a CDS encoding alpha/beta hydrolase, giving the protein MNRLLRILLALILFLIFLYVVGPKFPAPKLSSELPKIEVQLNRLDRFLADRESKLPVKSDNQSIVVWANDSLKQQTDWCLLYLHGFSASRMEGFPTHVNFASHFGMNAYLPRLASHGLDVPDPLLDMTPDRLYETAKEALQIAHLIGKKVVIMSTSTGGTLSLKLAAEFPELVDGLILLSPNVAINNSAAFLLSGPWGLQIARKVYDGNYRYTNENLHDEECAYWNCFYRLEAIVYLQQLVDATMDPRTFHRVNTPVFLGYYYKDEEHQDDVVRVEAALNMFDELGTADSLKEKQAFDAGVHVIGSGMFSKAQKEVEEAAIGFGEDLLKIKPE
- a CDS encoding DUF4301 family protein, with product MKFTSQDLAQIKAIGKQPEEVQSQLDRFVNGFPDIELYSTVSKGNGLTILSKEELKQCITRYEKGSAAKQLCKFVPASGAASRMFKALYNFLDGQTDEQDEGVQTFFNDFDNFAFSDELAALLGNEKEELLKNKSKKVVELLLSETGLNYGNLPKALLTFHKYKDDSVTKAIDEHLVEGALYCAGSNDKVAIHFTVSEEHMSLIKSHLEKILPIFEKKFDKQYIITFSVQDKATDTVAVDLDNQPIRKENGELLFRPGGHGALLKNLDAIDADIIFIKNIDNVAAQWLIQDTIDYKKALGGVLLETQNKIFDYCQKLQNSDSIDAKLEEEILEFLGMKLGYKAPNSYNELAEPQKVAFLFNKLNRPMRICGVVQSSNTGGGPFWVKHPDGALSLQLVETAQVNLQTPAQTTILKSSEYANITDLVCGVRDFEGNKFDLMKFRDPDTGFIAEKSQGGKVLKAMELPGLWNGAMSDWNTAFVEVPMTTFNPVKTVLDLLNKEHQGAL
- the rimO gene encoding 30S ribosomal protein S12 methylthiotransferase RimO, with amino-acid sequence MKRGKVNIMTLGCSKNLVDSEMLLNQLDLNGFKVVHDSEDDDANIVILNTCGFIADAKEESVNTILNFADARKSGKLDKLLVMGCLSARYKEDLTKEIPEVDKFYGKFDFKEVVKDLNATFYEQKMYHRVKTTLGHFAYLKISEGCNRHCSFCAIPQFTGNHKSRDMESLIEEATRLAQDGVKELLVIAQDLSYYGIDRYGESKLAELINRLADIEGLEWIRLHYAYPSKFPMDVLTVMRERKNVANYLDIPLQHITDRMLGTMRRKITKDETIQLIQKIREEVPGIALRTTFLVGHPGETEEDFEELKAFIQEYPFERMGVFAYSSEDDTYAYKMYKDDIPQEVKEARADELMQMQQDISARFSQQQIGKKLRVLVDREEEEYFVARTEYDSPEVDCEVLIDKADGIKVGDMVEVTINDATEFDLFASVN
- the ftsY gene encoding signal recognition particle-docking protein FtsY: MGLFGLFSKAKKESLDQGLAKTKENVFQKLSRAVAGKSKVDDEVLDNLEEVLITSDVGVDTTLKIIRRIEERVERDKYLGVEELNRILKEEIAALLEENNSGDVDDFELPAGEDPYVIMVVGVNGVGKTTTIGKLAYNFKQAGKKVVLGAADTFRAAAIDQLEVWAKRVDVPIVRQDMGSDPASVAFDTLKSAKASGADVVIIDTAGRLHNKINLMNELSKIKKVMEKIVPGAPNEVLLVLDGSTGQNAFEQAKQFTKATEVTALALTKLDGTAKGGVVIGISDQFKIPVKYIGIGEKMEDLQIFRRGEFVDSLFS
- a CDS encoding XRE family transcriptional regulator; this translates as MNFLSDNLKYLRQQSRLTQQDLADKLGLKRSHIGAYEEGRATPKIATLVQIALNFDLSLDQLIRNDLSKEKYANVPSIGGLKILPIVVNAENEELIPIVPVKASAGYLNGFADPEYIGQLPAFNMPVPELSPGKTYRVFQLKGDSMLPVQPGAYMFCQFVESLDDLRDGQTYVLITKDAGLVYKRVYRQGDSRFLLKSDNPEYEPYAVDAEDVLEIWKAEGVLSFNLPQPNHLEVSRLSDILSEMKEEIRQLRNR
- a CDS encoding putative DNA modification/repair radical SAM protein, translated to MKENVLEKLKILADAAKYDVSCASSGNNRSNKGGIGNAVACGICHSFTDDGRCVSLLKMLMTNHCIYDCAYCINRRTNDRPRATMSVQEVVDLTINFYRRNYIEGLFLSSGIIKNADFTMERLMLVARKLRQEERYHGYIHLKAIPGSSPELIRQAGLFADRLSVNIEIPTEQQLQRLAPEKTFSSVIQPMEQIKTGIQLYKEDRRKYRFVDPFTPAGQSTQLIVGATPESDRQILALASGLYQHQSLKRVYYSGYLPVNDYDKRLPALQSPPLVRENRLYQSDWLMRFYHFQADEILSSDQPFLDLEIDPKLAYAIRNLHLFPVDINRADYEMILRVPGIGVQSAKMIVDARRFRRLNSYHLKQIGVVMKRAQYFITCNELPARRGDWDPDVLRSHIIHESTTKRCKAGDTQLSLFHFQPPKKQPELTVHFKQ